In Bacteroidota bacterium, a single window of DNA contains:
- a CDS encoding alginate lyase family protein, with protein sequence MEKVLTLFFTVRHLTRRQIVYRIYYGLRSIVSFPGGRVAARTYNRTLTLSPPILRKWDRRPHEFSFVGKTISFDHADAIEWYPPSASRLWQYHLHAFDYLVSDACISDAHTAKNLVVSWITRHKKPSSAAGWAAFPLSLRVVNWIKWMHAVQCYDPVIIESLSLQYGELLKKIEYNVLGNHLLKNIKAMVYCASCFSGEGKVLHKAVRLLCEEIDEQILKDGGHFELSPMYHAAVLEDLLDVYSIVLRNPVLFGKYPGLSSRLETTISRMLEWLEDMSFGNTPSFFNDVSQNESPTLAELRAYAVQLKVTINDRPPSLLTVKEDSGYSIIRLQPFRLIIDHGRVGPAYLPAHAHCDIFSFEVAKNDRRIFCNSGTDDYGNASTRQSLRSTRAHNTAMIDGQEQAEMWGTFRVARRPKQILSHVDETASHIYFEGKHEGYKHQKSFLADYTRKIRINKESGQITVEDIYTGEGLHTISSYLHFHPSVDVKPSGNKYSFSRSSDGISGSVEIHHCSRVEGAHQPFFEEFGCRQQHYCLSISSSKLSPTIVSYTVSINQ encoded by the coding sequence ATGGAGAAAGTTCTGACCTTGTTTTTCACGGTTCGCCATCTCACCCGGCGGCAGATAGTGTATCGCATCTATTACGGACTTCGAAGCATCGTTTCGTTTCCGGGGGGGCGTGTTGCTGCCCGTACCTATAATCGCACGTTAACCCTGAGCCCCCCGATTCTGAGAAAATGGGATCGCCGGCCTCATGAATTTTCTTTTGTTGGAAAGACGATTTCTTTTGATCATGCAGACGCCATTGAGTGGTATCCCCCGTCTGCGTCGAGACTATGGCAATATCATCTCCATGCATTCGATTATTTAGTGAGCGACGCGTGTATTTCCGATGCTCACACAGCAAAGAACCTTGTGGTGAGTTGGATAACGAGGCACAAAAAGCCGTCATCAGCGGCCGGCTGGGCAGCCTTTCCCCTCTCCCTGCGCGTTGTGAACTGGATCAAATGGATGCATGCTGTTCAATGTTATGATCCGGTGATCATTGAATCGCTCTCACTTCAATACGGTGAGTTGTTAAAAAAAATAGAATACAACGTTCTAGGGAATCATCTTTTAAAGAACATCAAAGCGATGGTGTATTGCGCCTCATGCTTTTCGGGAGAAGGAAAAGTCCTACACAAAGCTGTTCGACTTTTGTGCGAAGAGATCGACGAGCAGATTTTGAAAGATGGAGGACATTTTGAACTGAGCCCCATGTACCACGCAGCTGTGCTGGAAGATCTTCTCGATGTTTACAGCATCGTTCTACGCAATCCGGTGTTGTTCGGGAAATATCCCGGCCTTTCGTCGAGGCTTGAAACGACAATTTCTAGGATGTTGGAGTGGCTCGAGGATATGTCGTTTGGAAATACCCCTTCATTTTTCAATGATGTCTCGCAAAATGAGTCGCCGACGTTAGCGGAATTGCGTGCGTACGCGGTTCAGTTGAAAGTCACCATTAATGATCGTCCACCGAGTTTATTGACCGTGAAGGAGGACTCCGGGTACAGCATCATCCGCCTTCAGCCGTTTCGTTTGATCATCGACCATGGAAGGGTGGGCCCGGCATATCTGCCTGCGCACGCTCATTGTGACATCTTTTCTTTCGAAGTCGCAAAGAACGACCGGCGAATATTCTGTAATTCCGGAACCGACGATTATGGAAACGCCTCCACACGTCAATCGCTTCGGAGCACCCGGGCGCATAATACCGCCATGATCGATGGACAGGAACAGGCGGAAATGTGGGGGACGTTCAGGGTTGCACGCAGGCCTAAGCAGATTCTGTCTCATGTCGACGAGACTGCGAGCCATATCTATTTTGAAGGGAAGCATGAGGGGTACAAACATCAGAAGTCTTTCTTAGCGGACTACACAAGAAAGATCAGGATAAACAAGGAGTCCGGGCAAATTACCGTCGAAGATATTTATACGGGAGAGGGACTTCATACCATCAGCTCGTATTTGCATTTTCATCCAAGCGTCGATGTTAAGCCGTCAGGGAACAAATACAGCTTTTCCCGTTCGTCTGACGGCATCAGCGGCTCCGTTGAAATTCACCATTGTTCTCGCGTGGAAGGCGCGCATCAGCCATTCTTCGAAGAATTCGGATGCCGGCAGCAGCATTACTGCCTTTCAATCTCTTCGTCGAAGCTTTCGCCGACTATCGTATCGTATACTGTCAGTATCAATCAATGA